A DNA window from Niabella yanshanensis contains the following coding sequences:
- a CDS encoding ABC transporter permease, which yields MFKNYIKIAWRNLRNNKWYSAINIIGLGVGLASFVLVLLFLNYELSYDKWNPELDKIYKLGLEDKDGIAWNGATPEPLGRLITDKYSNAEAATRISGAGEYEILVGANDKKIYQKGITEVDSHFFKVFPYQLSSGNINTVLNAPNAAVITEAVKEKLFDNEDPIGKTIQLYGRLEVVVTGIMQSPDQPSALNMQVLFRSPYEKSNNHWQNFSYQTFIKIKKAVTAQQLEYDINNIYYTDQQKKDNLTYQQYLERDSKTLVFSEKLSALHNFPKSGGSNFKTIVILLVLAFLLLVAGAVNFSNLSIAASIKRAKEVGVRKVLGGNRRQLFWQFMGEAILFCSISLCIAILLVIALMPWFKQEFNIQFSIWGSNIPYFIFQIALSVTTVILLSGLYPSVFLSRFNTSKILKGNYSQGRSGLKLRNFLLVVQFTLSAFFVFAVIVITSQVHYMQTKDKGFSGAQIVRIEAQQGTREEGFDKARTALLSVPGVELVSKTTLVPGDAEVDTILNNYTFNGQTIKMTTVKVSADYFKTIGTPVLKGRDFNDSYADQNTRSIILNETAARLWGDQKAIGSFVGMPYCDSVKAEVVGITKDINVQDMANAVRPVAYSINNKACGYLSGGALLAKLSGNNLSQTIGNIETSWKQIEPDAPIRYSFLDENFQRIFNTYYTIQKTISFFALVAIMISAMGLFALTAYIIKERTKEIGIRKVLGAGVSDVVILVGRLFLRLIIAALLIAIPLSWLAATKWLQTFAYRIHLNWLMAAATILTIAVIVLVTIGTQAVKAAIANPVKSLRSE from the coding sequence TGCCTGGAATGGTGCCACTCCTGAACCCCTGGGTCGGCTGATAACCGATAAGTATAGCAATGCTGAAGCCGCTACGCGCATAAGTGGCGCCGGAGAATACGAAATACTGGTAGGGGCCAATGATAAAAAAATATATCAAAAAGGAATTACCGAAGTAGACTCCCATTTTTTTAAAGTATTCCCCTATCAACTATCTTCGGGCAATATAAATACTGTTTTAAATGCTCCCAACGCAGCCGTAATCACAGAAGCCGTTAAGGAGAAGCTTTTTGATAACGAAGACCCGATCGGAAAAACGATCCAACTTTATGGCCGGCTGGAGGTGGTAGTAACCGGCATCATGCAATCGCCTGATCAGCCATCTGCGTTAAATATGCAGGTACTATTCCGCTCGCCTTACGAAAAATCCAACAATCACTGGCAGAATTTCTCTTATCAAACCTTTATAAAAATAAAGAAGGCTGTTACAGCTCAACAGCTAGAGTATGACATCAACAATATTTATTATACCGACCAGCAAAAAAAAGATAATCTCACCTATCAGCAATACCTGGAAAGAGATAGCAAAACGCTTGTATTCTCCGAAAAATTATCAGCGCTCCATAATTTTCCCAAAAGTGGTGGCAGTAATTTCAAAACCATAGTGATATTGCTGGTCCTGGCTTTTCTATTATTAGTTGCCGGAGCCGTAAACTTCAGCAATCTATCCATCGCCGCATCCATTAAAAGAGCCAAAGAAGTTGGTGTAAGAAAAGTTTTAGGGGGCAACAGAAGACAACTGTTCTGGCAGTTTATGGGTGAAGCCATTCTATTTTGTTCAATAAGCTTATGTATTGCGATACTGCTGGTAATAGCATTAATGCCATGGTTCAAACAGGAGTTTAATATCCAATTTTCTATTTGGGGCTCAAATATCCCTTATTTTATCTTTCAGATAGCTTTAAGTGTTACTACTGTAATTTTATTGTCAGGCCTCTACCCTTCGGTCTTCCTGTCCCGTTTTAACACGTCTAAAATATTAAAGGGCAATTATTCACAAGGCAGGTCGGGCCTGAAGCTTCGAAATTTCTTACTGGTTGTACAGTTTACGCTTTCCGCGTTCTTTGTTTTCGCTGTTATTGTTATTACCTCGCAGGTTCATTACATGCAAACAAAAGATAAAGGGTTTTCCGGTGCTCAAATAGTTCGTATTGAAGCACAGCAAGGCACGAGAGAAGAAGGGTTTGATAAAGCCCGCACTGCGCTCCTGTCTGTCCCCGGCGTTGAGCTGGTATCCAAAACAACGTTGGTACCAGGCGATGCCGAAGTGGATACAATACTAAACAACTATACCTTCAATGGGCAAACGATAAAAATGACCACGGTTAAAGTAAGTGCTGACTACTTTAAAACCATTGGAACCCCAGTATTAAAGGGCAGGGACTTTAATGACAGCTATGCGGATCAAAATACACGCAGCATTATCTTAAACGAGACCGCAGCACGACTTTGGGGCGATCAAAAAGCAATTGGCTCTTTTGTAGGAATGCCCTACTGCGACTCGGTTAAAGCTGAGGTAGTAGGCATTACAAAGGACATCAATGTGCAGGATATGGCTAACGCAGTAAGACCTGTTGCCTACTCTATTAACAATAAAGCATGCGGATATCTGTCTGGCGGAGCGCTGTTAGCGAAGCTTTCGGGTAACAACCTATCGCAAACAATCGGCAATATAGAAACCAGCTGGAAACAAATTGAACCGGATGCCCCCATCAGGTATAGCTTTCTTGATGAAAATTTCCAGAGAATATTTAACACCTATTATACCATTCAAAAAACCATCAGCTTCTTTGCGCTGGTTGCTATAATGATATCGGCAATGGGACTCTTTGCATTAACTGCCTACATCATAAAAGAGCGCACGAAGGAGATCGGCATCAGGAAGGTGCTCGGCGCCGGGGTTAGTGATGTAGTAATATTGGTGGGCAGGCTTTTCCTCCGGCTGATCATTGCCGCACTTTTGATAGCTATACCACTTAGCTGGCTGGCAGCCACCAAATGGCTGCAAACATTTGCCTACCGCATCCATCTTAACTGGCTTATGGCAGCAGCCACTATCCTCACGATTGCGGTTATTGTTTTGGTAACCATTGGAACGCAAGCGGTTAAAGCAGCGATAGCGAATCCTGTAAAAAGTTTGCGAAGTGAATGA